The following proteins come from a genomic window of Achromobacter sp. AONIH1:
- a CDS encoding I78 family peptidase inhibitor: protein MIRKLIPVLLAATLSACANTGAPRSPSSPSSDTSSSAPAASSGTSSGSSYSPMASGPSGKTCDASALQSEIGKKATPAVLEDLRSRSGSQTARMLRPGQLVTMEYNDTRLNLIVDDKDVMTAIRCG from the coding sequence ATGATCCGCAAGCTGATTCCCGTCCTGCTGGCCGCCACTCTGAGCGCCTGCGCCAACACCGGCGCGCCCCGCTCCCCGTCCAGCCCGTCCTCGGATACCAGCTCCAGCGCGCCCGCCGCCAGCAGCGGGACTTCGTCAGGATCCAGCTACAGCCCGATGGCCAGCGGCCCGTCCGGCAAGACCTGCGACGCCAGCGCCCTGCAATCCGAGATCGGCAAGAAAGCCACCCCCGCCGTGCTGGAAGACCTGCGCTCACGCAGCGGCAGCCAGACCGCCCGCATGCTGCGTCCCGGCCAGCTGGTCACGATGGAATACAACGACACCCGGTTGAACCTGATCGTCGATGACAAGGATGTGATGACGGCGATCCGTTGCGGGTGA
- a CDS encoding nucleotide pyrophosphohydrolase, whose translation MEEVIQRLRQFRDERNWQQFHNPKDLALALSIEASELLEVFLWKPPEAADREKVKEELADVLAYALLLSDAYNFDVKKIVLEKIEKNKQKYPVHKAKGTAKKYNEL comes from the coding sequence ATGGAAGAAGTCATTCAGCGGTTGCGCCAATTCCGCGACGAACGAAACTGGCAGCAGTTCCATAACCCTAAAGACCTGGCGCTGGCCCTCAGCATCGAGGCCAGCGAGCTGCTGGAGGTCTTCCTATGGAAGCCCCCGGAAGCCGCCGATCGCGAAAAGGTGAAAGAAGAGCTTGCCGATGTCTTGGCTTATGCGTTGCTGCTGTCCGACGCGTACAACTTCGACGTAAAGAAAATCGTCCTGGAAAAGATCGAAAAGAACAAACAGAAATACCCCGTCCACAAGGCAAAGGGAACCGCGAAAAAATACAACGAGCTATGA
- a CDS encoding DNA/RNA helicase domain-containing protein, with product MTQPHLVEVNRYRFSTETLTDIETNSYAAGNWPLVYILSDGTTRYAYIGETTDTLTRLSTHLKHPQKKSLTTVHLVSSERFNKSATLDIESSLIKYMSADGRFSILNGNLGLSDHNYYQRNELYSRIFRETWDRLREHGIAQRSIEAIDNSDVFKYSPYKSLSADQRQGLIEIMRSLVDPGLKHVVVQGGAGTGKSVLATFLFKLVHSDLEELDLRDFSDEEKQVRELLQQIKQSIPNPRMALVVPMNSFRTTLKNAFKNVAGLRPDMVISPSELTKQRYDIVLVDESHRLRKRVNLGAYYRSFDTACAALGMDKNTCSEVDWVTRQSDKAVFFYDPDQSIKPSDANASDFEKIKSSADSTVITLTSQFRARGGQHYVRFVDDLLHMRLSANQKFSSGKYEFLVFDELPDMIREIQQRNASIGLTRLVAGYAWPWISKKSPELHDIEIGDVRLRWNSTSADWINTEGAEDEVGCIHTTQGYDLNYTGVIFGREIRYDEKLDQIVIDRHNYHDRNGKQTIEDPNELKKFILNIYRTIMLRGIRGTFLYACDDSLRRYLKRHVKSYRSNVIAFPTPGKPLEPYVNAVPLYDLRAAAGGFSELQHVEHENWVAVPEDMPVGKNIFACHVVGESMNMVIPDGAICLFRLNPGGSRNGKIVLVECADTQDGDAGSRFTVKEYQSFKVRTEDGSENQKILLKPRSTNPALNPIELSKDDDEHRYRVVGEFLGVIG from the coding sequence ATGACCCAGCCGCACCTCGTCGAAGTGAACCGCTACCGGTTCTCCACAGAAACACTGACCGACATCGAGACCAACTCATACGCAGCGGGCAATTGGCCGCTCGTCTATATCCTCAGCGATGGAACGACACGTTACGCCTATATCGGCGAGACAACAGACACGCTGACCCGTCTGAGTACGCATCTCAAACACCCTCAGAAGAAATCGTTGACGACGGTACACCTCGTCAGCAGTGAACGCTTCAACAAGTCGGCGACGCTCGATATAGAGTCCTCCCTCATAAAGTACATGTCTGCCGACGGCCGTTTCAGCATTTTGAACGGCAACCTCGGCCTGAGCGACCACAACTACTATCAGCGGAATGAACTCTATTCCAGGATATTCCGCGAGACCTGGGATAGACTGCGCGAGCACGGAATCGCCCAAAGATCAATCGAGGCCATCGACAATTCCGATGTTTTCAAATACTCGCCGTACAAATCTCTGTCGGCGGATCAACGACAAGGCCTGATCGAGATAATGCGGTCGCTGGTCGACCCCGGGTTGAAACATGTCGTGGTCCAAGGAGGCGCCGGAACCGGAAAGTCAGTATTGGCGACATTCCTTTTCAAGCTCGTTCATTCCGACCTTGAAGAACTGGATCTGCGCGATTTTTCCGACGAAGAAAAGCAAGTCCGGGAGCTGCTGCAACAGATAAAGCAATCGATTCCAAACCCGCGCATGGCCTTGGTAGTACCTATGAACTCCTTCAGGACTACGCTAAAGAACGCGTTCAAGAACGTGGCAGGCCTGCGTCCCGATATGGTCATCAGCCCATCCGAGCTGACGAAGCAGCGCTACGACATCGTCTTGGTCGATGAGTCACACCGACTGCGCAAGCGCGTCAACCTGGGAGCCTATTACAGAAGCTTCGACACAGCTTGTGCGGCTCTTGGAATGGACAAGAATACGTGCAGCGAGGTGGACTGGGTCACGCGCCAATCGGATAAGGCTGTCTTCTTCTACGACCCGGACCAGAGCATCAAACCATCCGATGCCAACGCATCCGACTTCGAGAAGATCAAGTCTTCGGCGGACAGCACGGTCATAACACTGACGTCCCAGTTCCGAGCCCGCGGCGGGCAGCACTACGTGCGGTTCGTCGATGATCTACTGCATATGCGGCTTTCGGCTAACCAGAAGTTCAGTTCTGGCAAGTACGAGTTTCTTGTGTTTGATGAACTCCCCGACATGATAAGGGAGATACAGCAGAGAAACGCCAGCATTGGTTTAACGCGACTGGTCGCCGGTTACGCCTGGCCCTGGATTTCCAAGAAATCCCCCGAACTGCATGACATCGAAATCGGTGACGTTCGACTGCGGTGGAACAGCACGAGCGCGGATTGGATCAACACGGAAGGCGCCGAGGACGAGGTGGGCTGCATTCATACCACCCAAGGCTATGACCTGAACTACACCGGTGTAATATTCGGCCGCGAAATCCGCTATGACGAAAAACTCGACCAAATCGTCATTGACCGGCACAACTACCATGACCGGAACGGAAAGCAGACCATCGAAGATCCGAATGAACTCAAGAAGTTCATACTTAATATCTACCGGACCATCATGCTGCGCGGCATACGCGGTACGTTTCTCTATGCGTGCGACGACAGTTTGAGGCGCTATCTGAAGCGACATGTGAAGAGCTACAGATCTAACGTCATCGCGTTCCCGACGCCTGGCAAGCCTTTGGAACCTTACGTCAACGCAGTCCCTCTCTATGACCTGCGAGCGGCGGCAGGCGGCTTCAGCGAGCTCCAGCACGTCGAACATGAAAACTGGGTGGCGGTCCCCGAGGACATGCCCGTGGGAAAGAATATTTTTGCTTGCCATGTAGTCGGCGAATCCATGAACATGGTCATCCCCGACGGCGCCATCTGCCTGTTTCGCTTGAACCCGGGCGGCAGCCGCAATGGAAAAATCGTGCTGGTGGAATGCGCCGATACGCAGGACGGCGACGCCGGTTCGCGATTCACGGTCAAGGAATATCAGAGCTTCAAGGTGCGCACCGAAGACGGCTCTGAGAATCAGAAGATCCTATTGAAACCGCGATCTACCAATCCCGCACTGAATCCCATTGAACTCAGCAAGGACGATGACGAACATCGCTATCGGGTGGTGGGCGAGTTTTTGGGCGTGATCGGCTAA
- a CDS encoding LON peptidase substrate-binding domain-containing protein yields the protein MALIPLFPLSRALFPGGVLHLRVFEVRYLDMVRRCIADGTGFGVVALLSGNEVRSPEGLETLAPVGTMARIESWDAPMPALLALRCVGAGRFRLHASQLAKYGLWMGEAEAIADDPPAEVPADLQDCADALGRLIAGWQREGVPAEHMPLAPPFRLDDCGWVADRWCELLPLPAAEQARLLALPDPVARLAAVRQALRDAS from the coding sequence ATGGCGCTGATCCCGTTGTTTCCGCTATCGCGCGCGCTGTTTCCGGGCGGCGTGCTGCACTTGCGCGTGTTCGAGGTGCGCTACCTGGACATGGTGCGCCGCTGCATCGCCGACGGCACCGGCTTTGGCGTGGTGGCGCTGCTGTCGGGCAACGAGGTCCGCAGCCCCGAGGGCCTGGAGACGCTGGCGCCGGTGGGCACGATGGCGCGCATCGAATCCTGGGACGCGCCGATGCCCGCGCTGCTGGCGCTGCGCTGCGTGGGCGCGGGCCGATTCCGGCTGCATGCCAGCCAGCTGGCAAAATACGGGCTTTGGATGGGCGAGGCCGAGGCCATCGCCGACGACCCGCCGGCCGAGGTGCCGGCGGACCTGCAGGATTGCGCCGACGCGCTGGGCAGGCTGATCGCGGGCTGGCAGCGCGAGGGCGTGCCGGCCGAGCACATGCCGCTGGCGCCGCCGTTCCGGCTGGACGACTGCGGCTGGGTGGCCGACCGCTGGTGCGAGCTGCTGCCGCTACCGGCGGCCGAGCAGGCCCGGCTGCTGGCGCTGCCCGACCCCGTGGCGCGCCTGGCCGCCGTGCGGCAGGCGTTGCGGGACGCGAGCTGA
- a CDS encoding carboxymuconolactone decarboxylase family protein yields the protein MATVRLLSDEEVRAIPEAWAVFEDIRATRKSDFVNNFWRALASDPPQLRRVWEQLKQVMMADGELSPLVRELIYIAVSTANGCGYCIHSHTAAARAKGMTDGQHAELLAVIGMAAQTNALVTSMQVPVDEAFLVK from the coding sequence ATGGCCACGGTGCGCTTGCTGTCGGACGAGGAAGTCCGCGCGATTCCCGAGGCGTGGGCGGTGTTCGAGGACATCCGCGCCACGCGCAAATCCGATTTCGTCAACAACTTCTGGCGCGCCCTGGCTAGCGATCCGCCGCAGCTGCGGCGGGTCTGGGAACAGCTCAAACAGGTCATGATGGCGGACGGCGAGCTGTCGCCGCTGGTGCGCGAGCTGATCTACATCGCCGTGTCCACGGCCAATGGCTGCGGCTACTGCATCCATTCCCATACGGCGGCGGCCAGGGCCAAGGGCATGACCGACGGCCAGCACGCCGAGCTGCTGGCCGTGATCGGCATGGCGGCCCAGACCAATGCGCTGGTCACGTCCATGCAGGTGCCGGTGGACGAGGCTTTCCTGGTCAAATAG